In Plodia interpunctella isolate USDA-ARS_2022_Savannah chromosome 9, ilPloInte3.2, whole genome shotgun sequence, a single genomic region encodes these proteins:
- the LOC128672437 gene encoding homeobox protein 2-like, which translates to MFTVTLFIFVFYTVFIDASKTDVNFQKSYKNGWIPISRDEVLKRNFGYESMSAASNSEQIMHILRDSAIKVVTADDYTKPINVAPDNEAFIDTPGKIKKCSTEICLSVTPKGKTNVDNSPEYENILKTIHGDNIRRPKAITTDSVSQNNDKEKQIIKDFKNFKQHHFNTEDKMNENHQESKNSYEVIEHSNYFNTDGIRKETQNIRNISEYFYQPPKYNDSVLNNNLTSSFLNILNQYNIKPDDRLTNYILSRKEKNYSPKHNYRILPIATIIPRTYNNLNHLPVDPLIAVFLSNYGYYFPNYYGQQNSYRNLYGYLAFNNNHNNLPFGLYKVFSDTDYSN; encoded by the exons ATGTTCACTGtcactttgtttatttttgtgttctaT acGGTTTTCATTGATGCTTCCAAAACTGATgtgaatttccaaaaaagttataaaaatggaTGGATACCAATTTCTCGAGACGAAGTGCTGAAAAGAAATTTCGGATATGAGTCAATGTCTGCAGCCTCAAATTCAGAACAAATTATGCATATATTGAGAGACAGTGCAATTAAAGTGGTTACTGCTGATGATTATACAAAACCGATAAACGTCGCACCAGATAACGAAGCATTTATTGATACACcagggaaaataaaaaaatgcagtacag aaatttgTCTTTCAGTCACTCCAAAAGGAAAAACCAACGTTGATAACTCTCcagaatatgaaaatattttgaaaactattcACGGCGACAATATTCGTAGACCTAAAGCAATCACAACTGACTCTGTATctcaaaataatgataaagagaaacaaatcataaaagatttcaaaaattttaagcaACATCATTTTAATACGGAAGATAAAATGAATGAGAATCATCAAGAGTCTAAAAACTCTTATGAAGTTATCGAACAttcgaattattttaataccgaTGGCATTAGAaaagaaacacaaaatatCAGGAACATATCTGAATACTTTTATCAGCCTCCAAAATATAACGATtctgtattaaataataatttgactaGTTCTTtccttaatattttaaatcaatacaaTATCAAGCCTGATGATCGTttaacaaattacattttatctcgtaaggaaaaaaattacagtccaaaacataattataggATTTTACCAATTGCAACAATAATACCTCGGACTTATAACAATCTGAATCATTTACCTGTTGATCCCTTGATCGCCGTTTTCTTATCCAATTATGGTTACTACTTTCCGAATTACTATGGACAACAAAATAGCTATCGAAATTTGTATGGATATTTggcatttaataataatcacaatAATTTGCCTTTTGGATTGTACAAAGTATTTTCCGATACTGATTATTCTAATTAA